Genomic segment of Myxococcales bacterium:
CCCTCGAGCGGAAGTCCGCGACCGCGGGCCTCGGCTTCAACACCGATTCGATGGGTCTGCATCAACGATTCGCACAGCGCCGCAGTTCCAGGAGGGCCGTATACCCGGAGCGGCTGCTGCCGGGGCTGACGCCACCCGGTGAGCAGGAGATCGTCCAGCCCCACCGTGTTTTCCGGCAGCAGGTTGGTCAGCAGCACCGCCTCGGGCTGGGCGAGGGGGATCGATGCGGAACGCAACGCCTCGGCGACGCCTCGCCCGGCATCGACGAGTAGCAGACGTTCTTCCCAGCCGATGGCAATGGCGGGACCCATGCGTTCGGGGTTCTCGAACCCGTTGCCGCTCCCGACCACCACCGCGTCGAGGTTGCCTGAGTACCGGTTGTCGATCGGAGCGACCAGATTGCCGATCTCAGCGGCTCGATAGATCACGCAGGTCGACGCCCAACTCACGGCCATCACGGCCGAGAGCATCGCATAGAGGACGAGTCGGGCGTTCATGCGCTGCGACTCGTGGCAACCCGGCGCAGGCGGGGTCTGTTCAACGGGCTGCTGCGAGTAACACGACGTTCCACACAAATTCCCCTTACTGAGTGTTGGTTTGGCATGCCAGGGCGGTGACGGGTGCGCCGGACTTGTCGACGCTAGGCGGCGCCCGAGTCTAGCCTCGATTCTCGAAGTGGGCCGATGATTGTGCTCTGGATGCAAGTCTCAGTGGACCGGCTCTCGCGTCTCCGATACGTTGGGAGCAGGGGATCTCACTCATCCCCGAGTCTCTTGGTGAACGCGCGGTCTGGGTTTCGCGATCGGGACTTGGCGTTGTCGCGGGGAGGCGGCCCGTAGGGGTAGGAGCGGCGCCCACCCTGGAAAGCGGGAGTCGGATGCGGGGTACTGGGCCCTGCTGGACATTTCTATGCCGGGACAAGGGGGTATCAAGTGAAATGTAGCGATTCTACGGCGAGTGAGGTGGCGGCGTTCTGAACGCAAGCCGAACATCAATCGTCAAGAAGATTCGGTGTTGTGGGGGAATGCAAGGTTTCCCAGCGCCACCGGCCCTGGGAGCGCGGACGCCGTAGCCGCTTTCCAGAGGGTCTATCGATCCGCTCCCAGGGATTCTTGGTACCCCTTGTTCTGGTCGTGCTCGCCCCGCGGCTTCGTTTACTTGATGGCCAGAGGATTGATCGGAGATCCCACGGCCCCCGTGATCGGCAGCGGCGCGGCCGTAAACAGGAACGAATAGTTGCCGTCCCTGGCGCAGGCCTCCGCGAGATCGTCCAGCTGGAAGATCTCGCCAAAGGTTATCCCGGTATTTCGAATGCACACCATGTGGAGCGGTTGAAAGCAATCGGCCGTTTCGTTGGGTCTGACTTCGACACCCCAGGTATCGGTCGCGACCGCGGCAATCTCGCGTTCATAGAGCCAACGTGCGCAATAGAGCGAAAGGCCCGGCGCCGGGCCCGCGCAGTAGCCATGCCAGGACTTCTGTTCGAGGCAACGGGTCATCATGCCGGTTCGCACGAGCAAGATGTCGCCGGACTCGATCGTCACGCCTAGCTCTTCCGCGCAGGCGTCGAGATCTTCGGGCATGATGGCGGTACCGTCGTCGAGCCAACGGCAGCCGCGAACGAGAGGCAGATCGAGTAGCACGCCACGTCCGACCACATCCGCTTTGAGTCGATCGATCGAATTGGCTTCTGCCCCTCGACTCGTCACCAGGCGAATATCTCGACCGTTGTACATCAACCCGTCGTAGTAGATGTGGGACAGGGCATCCCATTGGGTGCCGCACTGGAGGGGCATTGAAATGGCGTCGTCGGCGTAGCGAAAGCCGCCGGGGAAATGATCTTGTGCGCCCGTTAGAGCGTCGCCGCCATCCGCCAACATGACGTGGATCGGGTTGTATCGTCCGCCGACACCGGTCTGGGGGCCGTGCTCATCGAACGGCAGAGCGCACGACGTGACACGTCCCGTGCGGGGGATCGAGCACGCGTTCAAGATCCGACCCGGAGTAATGAAATTGAGCGTGCCCCGTTCGTCGTCGTCTCCCCAGCGCCCCCAGTTCGAATAGCGCTCACCCCATTCGCGCACCGTTTTCGCGTCGAGCACAGGCCTCATTGGTTCAATTCCTCGCAGGGCGCGCGCGGCGGCTCAGCCATTTCCGACAGGCGAGACGGGCCAAAGGGTGCGGGAATCGTTTCCACAATCGTATGAACAACAGCCATTCCGCAATGCTAACCAAAGGGTCGCAGCCTCGCAGGGAAGTCCTCCGGTCTGCGTATGTTGAAGCGCTATGCTAGGAGTAATTGCTCTGGCACCGTGCGCTATGCGCAAGCCGAGTTGCGCATAGCGATCACATCTCGAGGGGCTTGGCGAATGGACCCGAAAGTCATCTATTGGACGTGTGCATTCTTCAATATGGGACTGGTGGTTGGATCCGCGTTTTATGGGCTGGCACAGCTCAGAGCCGGCAATCCAAGCCGACACCGTGCGATGATGATCACTGCCACTTGCCTGGTGCTCGGATTCATCGCCTCCTACGGGTTGAAACTCTACTTCCTCGGTCGCGAAGATCTCTCCGTTTGGAGCAGCAACGCCGTCTGGGTTTTGCGCTTTCACGAAACATGCGTGTTCTCCATGGTGGTCGGAGGAGGTCTCGGTCTGCGCTGGAGCAGACAGCTGCGGATGACGCGATCGTTTACGCTGGACCCCG
This window contains:
- a CDS encoding cyclase family protein, yielding MRPVLDAKTVREWGERYSNWGRWGDDDERGTLNFITPGRILNACSIPRTGRVTSCALPFDEHGPQTGVGGRYNPIHVMLADGGDALTGAQDHFPGGFRYADDAISMPLQCGTQWDALSHIYYDGLMYNGRDIRLVTSRGAEANSIDRLKADVVGRGVLLDLPLVRGCRWLDDGTAIMPEDLDACAEELGVTIESGDILLVRTGMMTRCLEQKSWHGYCAGPAPGLSLYCARWLYEREIAAVATDTWGVEVRPNETADCFQPLHMVCIRNTGITFGEIFQLDDLAEACARDGNYSFLFTAAPLPITGAVGSPINPLAIK